The nucleotide sequence ACACAACGACGCGCGCCGGCACGTCCTTGCGGTGCTCCAATTCATAGGCCCCGGCCCGCAGCACCGCGCGCAGGATCGCCTCGATCCGCTTCAGGGGCCAGCCCTTCGACAGCGCCTCGTCGATCAGGGGATCGAGCTTCTTCTGGTCGCGCACGACGCCCGAGACGACGTCGCGAAAGAACGCGGCTTCCGCCGGCAGGTAGGTGTCGCCCTCGACCTCGTTGCCGAGCCAATGGCTCTCGAACTCCGCAAAGATGTCGTTGATGCCGGCACCGGCGATGTCCATCTGGTAGAGCGCCTGTACCGCCGCGAGCCGCGCCGCACCGCGCCGGTTCGCCTTCTTTTCCGGAGTGCCTGCCGCCGGCTTTTTGCTGTTATCGACCATGATCAAGCCCGCGCCAGGCGGCGCTTGATGCGCAGCATCGCAAGCGCGGCGCGCGCGGCATCGCCGCCCTTGTTGAGCTCGCTGGCGCGCGCCCGCGCCCAGGCCTGGTCTTCGGTGTTGACGGTGAGGATGCCGTTGCCGAGCGGCAGCTTTCGCGCAACCGCAAGGTCCATCAGCGCACGCGAGGATTCCTGCGAGACGATCTCGAAATGGATGGTGTCGCCGCGGATGACGCAGCCGAGCGCGATCACCGCGTCATAGGGCTTGCCGTTCGCCGCGGCCGCGTCGATCGCGATGGCGACCGCCGCTGGGATTTCCAGCGCACCGGGAACCGTAATCACGTCATGCGTGAGACCCGCCGCCTTCAGCTCTGCCACCGCCCCATCGAGCAGCGCGTCCTGGAGATCATCGTAGAACCGTGCCTCG is from Bradyrhizobium xenonodulans and encodes:
- the ribH gene encoding 6,7-dimethyl-8-ribityllumazine synthase, whose amino-acid sequence is MADARRAPLKDQTDISGARALIVEARFYDDLQDALLDGAVAELKAAGLTHDVITVPGALEIPAAVAIAIDAAAANGKPYDAVIALGCVIRGDTIHFEIVSQESSRALMDLAVARKLPLGNGILTVNTEDQAWARARASELNKGGDAARAALAMLRIKRRLARA
- the nusB gene encoding transcription antitermination factor NusB is translated as MVDNSKKPAAGTPEKKANRRGAARLAAVQALYQMDIAGAGINDIFAEFESHWLGNEVEGDTYLPAEAAFFRDVVSGVVRDQKKLDPLIDEALSKGWPLKRIEAILRAVLRAGAYELEHRKDVPARVVVSEYVDVANAFVDREETGMVNAVLDQIGRQFRGDEFGRG